In one Mucilaginibacter sp. PAMB04168 genomic region, the following are encoded:
- a CDS encoding alpha/beta hydrolase — MLAILVSEYGLLFIGVTVLVLLSGLWIKKYQVLGTAAGIITVALLLLPIVKAYNVGTNLKADIDRAFLFCGKPAKTFSSAFKPFTFSKLFQKDPQSAFQTLKYVSYPDTSLTLDYYKSNATGKRPCIVVIHGGSWSSGDSRQLPELNAMLSQSGYQVASINYRLAPRWKSPAPVQDVKAALTYLRKHAGQLQIDTGKIILLGRSAGAQIALLAAYTVKQQGIKGVIDFYGPADMVWGYSVPAPKLIMDSRGVMANYLDGYYPKVPQNYAGSSPIRYVSVQSVPTLIIHGGNDVLVAYEHSRRLSEKLKQNGVPHYWLQLPWATHGFDHHLNGPGGQLSTFAVQQFLRQIL; from the coding sequence ATGCTGGCTATTCTAGTAAGCGAGTATGGGCTGCTTTTTATCGGCGTTACAGTGCTGGTTTTGTTAAGCGGCTTGTGGATTAAAAAATATCAGGTGTTAGGTACAGCCGCAGGGATAATCACCGTGGCGCTTTTGTTATTGCCCATAGTAAAGGCGTATAACGTTGGCACCAATTTAAAAGCCGATATAGACCGGGCGTTTTTATTTTGCGGAAAGCCTGCAAAAACATTTTCTTCCGCATTTAAGCCTTTTACCTTTTCTAAGCTTTTTCAGAAAGATCCGCAATCTGCTTTCCAAACGTTAAAGTACGTAAGCTATCCGGACACCTCTTTAACGCTTGATTATTACAAAAGCAATGCTACAGGCAAGCGGCCGTGCATAGTAGTTATACACGGCGGATCGTGGAGTAGTGGCGATAGCCGGCAACTGCCCGAACTAAATGCTATGTTATCTCAGTCTGGCTATCAGGTGGCCAGCATTAATTATCGTTTGGCCCCACGCTGGAAAAGCCCCGCCCCCGTGCAGGATGTAAAGGCTGCATTAACGTATTTACGCAAACATGCCGGCCAATTGCAGATTGATACTGGTAAGATCATTCTGTTAGGCCGATCAGCAGGTGCACAAATAGCTTTACTTGCGGCTTACACCGTTAAGCAGCAAGGCATTAAAGGGGTAATAGATTTTTACGGGCCCGCCGATATGGTTTGGGGATACTCAGTGCCCGCACCTAAGTTAATTATGGATTCGCGCGGTGTAATGGCTAATTATCTGGATGGCTATTATCCAAAAGTTCCGCAAAATTATGCCGGTAGTTCACCTATAAGGTACGTGAGCGTGCAGAGTGTGCCAACGCTCATCATTCACGGTGGCAATGATGTGCTGGTAGCTTATGAGCATAGCCGCCGATTAAGCGAAAAACTTAAGCAAAATGGTGTACCGCACTATTGGCTGCAGTTGCCCTGGGCAACTCACGGGTTCGATCATCATCTTAACGGGCCAGGTGGACAATTATCCACCTTTGCGGTTCAGCAATTTTTACGGCAGATATTGTAA